GGCAAGGGCGAGTTGTATTATTATCTGGGGCTTGTCTTGAATAAATCGCAGGACTACGATCAGGCAATCGCAATCTTCAAAAAAGCTCTGACCCTGTCGCCTGACATTAAAGAGCTATTCCTTAATCTTGGGATTTCCTACTTCAAGACGCAGGATCTTGCATCTGCCCAGGAAACTTTTCAAATCGCTCTTGAAATTCAGCCAGAAAACGGTTCGGCTCAATTTTTTATGGGGATGACTCTAAACGCCCTGCAAAAATTTGAGGAATCGATCCCCTATTTTGATCGCGCCGCCCAACTCGATCCCGAATTCATCCAACTGGGCGGCTACTACAAAGGACTGTCTTATTATAAATTAGGCAAGACGCCTGAAGCGGTGGAACAGTTCGAAAAATCCGTCGCCGTCGATCCACAAACAAAAATTGCGAAGGATTCCCAGCAATTCATTGAACTCCTCACCAACAAGAAAACAAAAAGCAAAAAAAACTGGTCGGCTAATTTCAGCGCAGGCTGGGAGTGGAACGACAACATCACCCGCGCGGAATCGGATCAGGTTTCCAATGAATCGGACACCTCCTACATTTTTGAAGCCGGCGGAGAATACACTCTTCATAAAGATTCGCAATACACAGTCACCACGGGATACAGCTTTTTCCAAAGCCTGTTCGAAAATGCGACCGAGTTCAATTTTCAGTCCCACACCCCCAGCTTTTCTTTTTCGCGCGCCTTCGAAAAATTTGAAGCGAGTATGAATTATTCCTACTCCTATAATTTTCTGGATGATAAATCCTTTCTGGCCATTCACATCCTCGCCCCGACCGTTAATTTTTCTCTGCACCCACAGCATTACATGACGACCAGTTACATGCTCCAGAACAAAACATTTTTCACGGACGCCACCCGAGACGGCGACAATCATTCCCTCGGCTTTCTCAACTTTTTCTTTTTTATGGACAACAAGGCTTACTGGTCGGCTGGATACAGATACTCGGACGAAAGCACGATCAACAAAGAATTAGAGTACGCCGGACATCGAATCAGCACGACGCTGAAACTACCAGCCTACTTGCTCGACACCCTGAAGATTTCCTACAGCCTTTCAATTCGCGACTACAAAAATGTGACCGCAAGCATCAATGAAAAACGCCGAGACGAGAAACAAACGCTCAAGGCATCGATCGTGCAACCCTTGTTTGATTCATTCGTTCTCGACATCAGCTACACGCGCACAGAAAGCAGTTCCAATTTGCTTTCCGTGGATTTCAAGGAAAATGCCGCCGGATTCAATATAGGCTATAAATTCTAGCACCACCCGGCGCGCGAAAACGTTGGGGGTCTTTTGATAAGAGCCGGCCCCGAACCCTAGCTTATCGAATCCAATGCCACGATCATTACACTGGCCCATCGCATTCCTCGTCATCTTCCTTTCGACGTATCTGCTGTACGTCAACCCCGTTTTTCTACAAAAATTTGAAAGCATTTTTCAGGACCTGAATTTTCGCTGGCGGGGAGAAACCGCTCCCGGTCCGAATATCGCGATAGCGGCCATCGACGAAAAAAGCATGGACCAATTTGGACGGTGGCCCTGGCCGCGAGCAACCATCTCCAAGCTGATCGAGCGACTGACCGAGATGGAAGCAAAAGTCATTGGCTTTGACGTCGTCTTTTCATCGCCGGAATTGAACCCCGGCGCAAAAATCGTGGACGATATTGAGACCCGCCTGCTTCTGAACGGCCTTCCTAAAGCGGACGTAGACCAAAGCCTTCTTCCGTTCAAGAATAACGCTGAACCCGACCTTCAATTTGCCCAGACAATCCGCGACTCCAAGAGGACGGTGCTGGGATATTTCCTACATCATTCGCTCACCGATACAAACGAATTAACGCTCGATTCCGTTCAGACCAATATCGAGAACATAGAATCATCAAGATTTCAGAATTTCATCAAATCCAGCGGCGCGCTTCAGTTGGATGAATTACCCATTCGCCCGGCTTATGGCGCAGAGGCCAATATAAAAACCATCTCAAAAAGCACACGAGACGCGGGCTTTCTGAGTTTCGACGTGGAACCGGACGGGTCCATCCGCTGGCTACCTCTGATCGTCAAACTGCAAAACCCTAAAACCAAAGAGTCTTCCTTCTTCCCGCCCTTCTCCATCCGCGTCGTCGAAAAATACCTCGACGGGGCGTTGATTCTCAAGGCAGGGCCGACAGGCATTGATGAAGTTCTGCTCGACGCAGAGGAAGCGATTCCCCTGCCCGTCGATCTGCAAGGAAGAATTTTCATCAACTATCTGGGCAGGCAGAACACCTTTCCACATTATTCAATCGCCGATATCCTTCAAGGCCTCGTCCCCCCGGAAACCTTCAAGGATAAAATTGTTCTGGTCGGCGCAACCGCCCAGGGCTTGAAGGATATACGAAACACTGCATTCGATCCGATCATGCCCGGTATTGAAATCCACGCCACGGTGATCGACAATATACTCAGGCAGAATTTTATCGTTCGCCCGCAATGGGCGCCGTTAGCCGAAGCGCTTTATCTGCTCATTGCAGGCATCGCTCTAACTTTGGTCTACACCCGCATTCGCCCATCGGCCAGCGTCTTTTTCTGGCTTTTTGTCACCGCCGCCCAGTTCATTCTGTTTCAGTGGCTCTTTACATCCAAGCAAATCCTGTTCACAAATTTTTACGCCCACCTCGAACATTTTCTATTATTCACCAGCATCACGATTTATCGCTATCGTGCAGAAGAAAAGCAAAAAAAGCAGATCAAGAACATTTTTGGCCAATACGTTTCGCCCACCGTGATCGAACAGATTCTCCAGGATCCCGAAAACATAAGCCTCGGCGGAGAGCAAAAAGAACTGACCGCATATTTTACCGACCTTGCAGGCTTCAGCGCGGTCTCGGAACAACTATCGGCGCAGGAACTGGTTGCCCTACTGAACGAATATTTATCCGCAATGACCGACGTTTTACTCGCCCACGAAGGCACGCTCGACAAATACGACGGCGACGCCATCAAAGCTTTTTTTGGCGCCCCGATTTACTTTCCCGACCATGCCCTGCGCGCCTGTCTGGTGTGTATTGAAATGCAGGAACGCCTGCGAGAATTAAATAAATTATGGGAGAGTCAGGGGCGGCCAACGATGGGAATGCGCGTCGGCGTCAACACCGGGCAAATGGTGGTCGGCAACCTGGGGTCAAGAGAACGCATGAATTATGGAATGAACGGGGACTCCGTCAATCTGGCCGCGCGCCTTGAAGGAGTGAACAAACTCTATGGAACCGAGTCCATCATCAGCGAGTCCACCTATCTTCAAGCCAAAGATCACCTAGAAGTCAGAGAACTGGATCTGGTTAAGGTGGTAGGGCGAAAAACGCCTGTCAGAATTTATGAACTGCTGGCAAAAAAAGGCGCTCTTGACGACACGCTCAAGGAAAGTTATGAAATTTTCGCCGTCGGACTTCAGAATTACAGGGCCCAACAATGGGACCAGGCCATCGAGCGCTTCAACCATGTTCTGGAGAGAACGCCGCTCGACCGACCGTCCCAACTGCTGATAGAACGTTGCGAACGCTTCAAACTCACTCCGCCAGAAATCGACTGGGACGGATCCTTCACGCTGACATCGAAATAGCCAAGATTCTTTACTTGCAAAAATATTTTTTCAACGTTTAAATAATATTAACGCCTCATACAATGCGTTCACCAGATCGCTTCTATTGAATACCAACGATCTGCCTGTTATGAGTTTGACGACCTGAATCCAATGGAATGACTAATTATAATTTTTTAAAAATTCTCAAAAAAATTCCCTTCCTGAACGTTCTCGGCGACGTTGAGCTGGAACGATTGCTATTGGA
This window of the Candidatus Nitrohelix vancouverensis genome carries:
- a CDS encoding tetratricopeptide repeat protein; this translates as MKPPPAKAPKANDSALMALSKGLGFFQTGQLEEARKAFEEGIKQNPGKGELYYYLGLVLNKSQDYDQAIAIFKKALTLSPDIKELFLNLGISYFKTQDLASAQETFQIALEIQPENGSAQFFMGMTLNALQKFEESIPYFDRAAQLDPEFIQLGGYYKGLSYYKLGKTPEAVEQFEKSVAVDPQTKIAKDSQQFIELLTNKKTKSKKNWSANFSAGWEWNDNITRAESDQVSNESDTSYIFEAGGEYTLHKDSQYTVTTGYSFFQSLFENATEFNFQSHTPSFSFSRAFEKFEASMNYSYSYNFLDDKSFLAIHILAPTVNFSLHPQHYMTTSYMLQNKTFFTDATRDGDNHSLGFLNFFFFMDNKAYWSAGYRYSDESTINKELEYAGHRISTTLKLPAYLLDTLKISYSLSIRDYKNVTASINEKRRDEKQTLKASIVQPLFDSFVLDISYTRTESSSNLLSVDFKENAAGFNIGYKF
- a CDS encoding adenylate/guanylate cyclase domain-containing protein, with amino-acid sequence MPRSLHWPIAFLVIFLSTYLLYVNPVFLQKFESIFQDLNFRWRGETAPGPNIAIAAIDEKSMDQFGRWPWPRATISKLIERLTEMEAKVIGFDVVFSSPELNPGAKIVDDIETRLLLNGLPKADVDQSLLPFKNNAEPDLQFAQTIRDSKRTVLGYFLHHSLTDTNELTLDSVQTNIENIESSRFQNFIKSSGALQLDELPIRPAYGAEANIKTISKSTRDAGFLSFDVEPDGSIRWLPLIVKLQNPKTKESSFFPPFSIRVVEKYLDGALILKAGPTGIDEVLLDAEEAIPLPVDLQGRIFINYLGRQNTFPHYSIADILQGLVPPETFKDKIVLVGATAQGLKDIRNTAFDPIMPGIEIHATVIDNILRQNFIVRPQWAPLAEALYLLIAGIALTLVYTRIRPSASVFFWLFVTAAQFILFQWLFTSKQILFTNFYAHLEHFLLFTSITIYRYRAEEKQKKQIKNIFGQYVSPTVIEQILQDPENISLGGEQKELTAYFTDLAGFSAVSEQLSAQELVALLNEYLSAMTDVLLAHEGTLDKYDGDAIKAFFGAPIYFPDHALRACLVCIEMQERLRELNKLWESQGRPTMGMRVGVNTGQMVVGNLGSRERMNYGMNGDSVNLAARLEGVNKLYGTESIISESTYLQAKDHLEVRELDLVKVVGRKTPVRIYELLAKKGALDDTLKESYEIFAVGLQNYRAQQWDQAIERFNHVLERTPLDRPSQLLIERCERFKLTPPEIDWDGSFTLTSK